One region of Elusimicrobiota bacterium genomic DNA includes:
- the mnmE gene encoding tRNA uridine-5-carboxymethylaminomethyl(34) synthesis GTPase MnmE — protein sequence MLIPDNSRTIVAPSTPPGTGAIAIVRLSGRKAFPIAASFLKPGRALAKPKPRVAHMLSVMDGKKTVDNAVALFYKGPKSYTGEDTVEIFCHGSPYIIRSILNLAVKAGASPAGPGEFTLRAFLKGKLDLAQAEAVNDLITSQTESAHRAALGQIEGNLSRQVLGLKSSLVSLLARLEARLDDSYGDMPSFDGREFLAKTRAAAAGIRRLSAGFENGRRVKEGINVVIAGAPNSGKSSLLNALIGYPRAIVSPAAGTTRDTLEASLDIDGFSVNFTDTAGLAENTSDAVEHQGIHRAMAAMRTADIILLVKDASTPQTRMDRRALETALETAVPGAKLIKIFNKCDLLSEGKAGKKNKRERTENAGLAISCKTGMGLSNVTRSIISREKRYFAARTPALVTSARHFEALTSAASELEKMYKLKAKRSFPLELAAEHLRAALSALSSILGETTPEEILSDIFKNFCVGK from the coding sequence ATGCTTATACCCGACAACTCAAGGACCATAGTCGCGCCCTCCACCCCGCCGGGAACGGGCGCCATAGCGATAGTGCGCCTGTCGGGGCGCAAGGCATTCCCCATAGCCGCCTCGTTTTTAAAACCCGGGCGCGCGCTGGCAAAGCCGAAACCGCGCGTGGCCCACATGCTTTCCGTTATGGACGGAAAGAAAACGGTGGATAATGCGGTGGCGCTTTTTTACAAAGGCCCGAAAAGCTACACGGGCGAAGATACCGTTGAAATTTTCTGCCACGGCTCGCCCTACATAATACGCTCCATCCTTAACCTCGCGGTAAAAGCCGGCGCGAGCCCCGCCGGTCCGGGGGAATTTACCCTCAGGGCTTTTTTAAAAGGCAAACTGGACCTGGCGCAGGCCGAAGCGGTAAACGACCTTATAACTTCCCAGACCGAAAGCGCCCATCGCGCTGCCCTCGGTCAGATCGAAGGGAACCTTTCCAGGCAGGTGCTGGGGCTTAAATCTAGCCTGGTAAGCCTGTTAGCGCGTCTTGAGGCGCGCCTGGATGATTCTTACGGCGACATGCCTTCTTTTGACGGGCGGGAATTTCTCGCCAAAACCCGCGCCGCAGCCGCCGGAATACGAAGGCTTTCCGCCGGGTTTGAAAACGGCCGGCGGGTAAAAGAAGGCATAAACGTAGTGATCGCGGGTGCGCCTAATTCCGGAAAATCTTCGCTTCTGAACGCTCTAATCGGCTACCCGCGCGCGATAGTTTCTCCGGCGGCCGGCACCACGCGCGACACCCTTGAAGCCAGCCTTGATATCGACGGTTTTTCGGTAAATTTCACCGACACGGCCGGGCTTGCCGAAAACACCTCCGACGCCGTAGAACACCAGGGCATACACCGCGCGATGGCCGCCATGAGGACGGCCGATATAATACTGCTTGTAAAAGACGCATCCACGCCGCAGACACGAATGGACCGCAGGGCGCTTGAAACCGCGCTTGAAACCGCTGTTCCCGGCGCGAAGCTGATCAAAATTTTCAACAAATGCGACCTCCTGAGCGAGGGCAAAGCCGGAAAAAAAAACAAGAGAGAGAGAACAGAAAACGCAGGTTTGGCCATTTCCTGCAAGACCGGCATGGGACTCTCAAATGTGACACGCTCTATCATAAGCCGGGAAAAACGCTATTTTGCCGCGCGCACGCCGGCGCTTGTAACCTCGGCGCGGCATTTCGAGGCCCTCACCTCCGCCGCCTCTGAACTTGAAAAAATGTATAAACTGAAAGCAAAACGTTCTTTTCCGCTTGAGCTCGCGGCTGAACATTTACGGGCCGCGCTGAGCGCGCTTTCCTCGATACTCGGCGAAACTACGCCGGAGGAAATACTGTCCGACATTTTCAAAAACTTCTGCGTGGGAAAATAG